One Sulfolobus sp. S-194 DNA segment encodes these proteins:
- a CDS encoding phenylalanine--tRNA ligase subunit alpha, translating to MLSESEIKILEYLSKKREASAEDISKQLNMPIESVFSISQLLKEKGYIEVEEKKVIKYELTDEGKRRLKEGLPEEKLIKLLDGKEKKIQELKDNLGKDFEISIGWAKRKGLIKIDGDRVIPLVKEYEANDEKEALRNPEKANKDILQQLLNRKLIIKKEEKILNIRLIKEPLEIKPALIFLTPELLASGEWKKYTLREYNVEAYPPFYPIGKKHFFKEFLERLRDLMKDLGFKEVYSDYIEIEFYNFDLLFQAQDHPAREIHDSFTINGKGKLTDEKLIERVKQIHERGWKYNWDVNISMRLMLRSQTTATTARVLASRPKPPIRVFTIGKVFRPDSIDATHLIEFHQLDGLVIEDNFTFRDLLGTLKEIFNGIGIKETRFKPAYFPFTEPSVEVYGKIEGLGWVEMAGAGLLRPEILEAVEINSSAGAWGLGIDRLAMLLLGLKDIRLLYATDIEYLRNKKVEINADN from the coding sequence ATGTTAAGTGAAAGCGAAATTAAAATCCTCGAGTATTTAAGTAAGAAAAGGGAGGCTTCAGCTGAGGATATAAGTAAACAGCTCAACATGCCCATAGAAAGTGTTTTCAGTATTTCGCAGTTACTAAAGGAAAAGGGATATATAGAAGTTGAGGAAAAAAAAGTTATAAAATATGAGCTTACTGATGAAGGAAAAAGAAGATTAAAAGAAGGTCTACCAGAAGAAAAGCTAATTAAATTACTAGATGGAAAAGAGAAAAAAATACAGGAATTAAAGGATAATTTAGGAAAAGATTTTGAGATTTCTATAGGATGGGCTAAAAGAAAAGGACTTATAAAAATAGATGGAGATAGAGTCATACCACTTGTTAAAGAGTATGAGGCAAATGATGAAAAAGAAGCATTAAGAAATCCAGAAAAAGCAAACAAAGATATTTTGCAACAATTATTAAATAGAAAACTAATCATAAAGAAAGAAGAAAAAATATTGAATATAAGACTTATAAAAGAACCCTTAGAAATCAAACCAGCGTTAATATTTTTAACTCCAGAACTTTTAGCTAGCGGAGAATGGAAAAAATATACTTTAAGAGAATATAATGTAGAGGCTTATCCCCCTTTTTACCCTATAGGGAAAAAACATTTCTTTAAAGAATTTCTAGAGAGATTAAGAGATTTGATGAAAGACTTAGGGTTTAAAGAAGTTTACAGTGATTATATAGAGATAGAATTTTATAACTTTGATCTTCTATTTCAAGCTCAGGATCATCCTGCTAGAGAAATTCATGATAGTTTTACAATAAATGGTAAAGGTAAATTAACCGATGAGAAATTAATAGAGAGAGTTAAACAAATCCATGAGAGAGGATGGAAGTATAATTGGGATGTGAATATCTCTATGAGACTTATGCTAAGAAGTCAAACCACTGCAACTACTGCAAGAGTTTTAGCATCAAGACCTAAACCACCAATAAGAGTTTTCACGATAGGTAAAGTCTTCAGACCAGACTCAATAGATGCCACACACTTAATTGAATTTCATCAACTAGATGGTTTAGTAATAGAAGATAATTTCACCTTTAGAGATTTATTAGGTACTCTTAAGGAAATATTCAACGGTATTGGAATTAAAGAAACAAGATTTAAACCAGCCTATTTCCCATTTACTGAACCAAGCGTAGAAGTTTATGGAAAAATAGAGGGATTAGGATGGGTCGAAATGGCTGGGGCAGGTTTGTTAAGACCAGAAATCCTAGAAGCAGTTGAAATTAACTCGTCTGCTGGTGCATGGGGATTAGGAATAGATAGATTAGCTATGTTACTTCTTGGTCTTAAAGATATAAGATTATTATATGCCACAGATATTGAATACCTAAGAAATAAAAAGGTTGAGATAAATGCCGACAATTAG
- a CDS encoding metal-dependent hydrolase, translated as MPQLRWLGHAAVELNLGGKHIVIDPMIKDNPVSPVKLNYFENNLNLIIVTHDHYDHLGDSVELMRINPKAYLFATYDLENYLATQFNIPWERMIPANVGGYIDFDGIKLALTKAVHSSEHSDPTGAIVSGEGVTIYHAGDTGLFEDMKLIGEIFKPDYVLLPIGGRFTMDPYQAAIAVEMLRPKKYAIPIHYNTWDLIKVDPNDFVKEVSKKGYKALVLQPGQSVEL; from the coding sequence ATGCCACAATTAAGATGGTTAGGCCACGCAGCAGTTGAATTAAATTTAGGTGGTAAGCATATTGTAATAGACCCAATGATAAAAGATAATCCAGTATCACCAGTAAAATTAAATTATTTCGAAAATAATTTAAATTTAATAATAGTAACCCATGACCATTATGATCATTTAGGAGATAGTGTTGAATTAATGAGAATAAATCCTAAAGCTTATTTATTTGCAACTTACGATTTAGAAAATTATCTTGCCACTCAATTCAATATACCTTGGGAAAGAATGATTCCGGCAAATGTGGGAGGTTATATAGATTTTGACGGCATAAAGTTAGCATTAACTAAGGCTGTTCACTCAAGCGAACATAGCGATCCTACTGGAGCTATTGTAAGTGGAGAAGGAGTTACGATTTATCATGCTGGAGATACTGGGCTATTTGAAGACATGAAACTTATAGGAGAGATCTTTAAACCAGATTACGTTCTTTTACCAATTGGAGGCCGCTTTACTATGGATCCTTATCAAGCTGCGATTGCTGTTGAAATGCTAAGACCAAAGAAGTATGCCATTCCTATTCATTATAACACGTGGGATCTAATAAAAGTAGATCCTAATGATTTTGTAAAAGAGGTTTCAAAAAAAGGATATAAAGCTTTAGTGCTTCAGCCAGGACAGAGTGTGGAGTTATAG
- the map gene encoding type II methionyl aminopeptidase — protein sequence MEESSLELLRKAGKIAAKARDYGAKLIKPGAKVYDICETVEKIIIEEGAKPAFPCNLSINSEAAHYSPLINDEKTIPEGAVVKLDIGAHIDGYITDTAVTVVLDEKFQKLAEAARDALNAAISNFKPGTDLGEIGKNIEKIIKIHGFKPIRNLGGHLIRRYELHAGVFVPNIYERGLGRIIEGNTYAIEPFATNGEGEVIEGKDITIYSIKTLNTKGLTDEEKRFLAEIYKRANMLPFNERWLRDLGEPDYIRQMLKTLVRRGALRAYPILIEVRKGLVSQFEHTVLVTRDGAEIIT from the coding sequence GTGGAAGAATCAAGTTTAGAATTATTAAGAAAAGCAGGAAAGATAGCTGCAAAAGCTAGGGATTATGGGGCCAAATTAATAAAACCTGGGGCTAAAGTTTATGACATTTGTGAGACAGTAGAGAAGATAATAATAGAAGAAGGAGCTAAACCAGCTTTTCCTTGCAATCTGTCTATAAATTCTGAGGCCGCCCATTATAGCCCATTAATAAATGATGAAAAAACTATCCCAGAAGGCGCAGTAGTAAAATTAGATATAGGTGCTCATATTGACGGTTATATTACTGATACAGCAGTTACAGTAGTACTAGATGAGAAATTCCAAAAACTTGCTGAGGCTGCAAGAGATGCGCTCAATGCTGCTATATCTAACTTTAAACCTGGTACGGATTTAGGAGAGATTGGAAAAAATATAGAAAAAATAATAAAGATCCATGGTTTCAAACCTATAAGAAATTTAGGAGGCCATTTGATAAGACGATACGAGCTTCACGCTGGAGTATTTGTACCAAACATTTATGAAAGAGGCCTTGGAAGAATTATTGAAGGTAATACATATGCTATAGAACCATTTGCGACAAATGGGGAAGGAGAGGTTATTGAAGGTAAAGATATTACTATTTACTCAATAAAAACATTAAATACTAAAGGACTTACTGATGAAGAAAAAAGATTCTTAGCTGAAATATATAAAAGAGCAAACATGCTACCATTTAATGAAAGATGGTTAAGAGATTTAGGAGAACCTGATTACATAAGACAAATGTTAAAAACTTTGGTAAGAAGAGGGGCATTGAGGGCATATCCAATATTAATAGAAGTAAGAAAAGGACTAGTTTCTCAGTTTGAGCACACTGTACTAGTTACTAGGGATGGTGCTGAAATTATAACTTAA